The genomic segment GGCCGCGAATTCGTTGCCGAAGTTTAGCATCTGGTGTCTCGTATTTCCACAATATCTTGTGCTTGAAAATATCACCAATACAACCTATAGCGTGTTTACGCGGCGCTCCGACTCACTGCAGAACCTTGCGCCAGGCGTCACCGGCCTCGCAGCGGATCGAGCAACGCACGCAAGTTGTTGTGGTCGATCTCATGCATCAAGGCGAGCAACTTGCCGAGCTTGCCCTCTGGAAAACCCTCACGCGCGAACCACGCGAGATAGTGACCAGGCAGGTCCGCGATGAGCCTGTCCTTGTACTTGCCGTACGGCATCGTCTGCGTGACGAGACGCTGCAGATCTTGCGGGTCCATCGCTTCTTCACTCCTCGTTCAATGTTCATCGCACCACGCAACGCGTGGCAATCGCTCAGCGACTGCTCCATATCGGTGCCATAATCGCCGCTCTTGCCGCCAAGAGTTGATCGCGATTCACCATGCCGCTTGCCGTCAAAGCTTTCATCGCCCCTCTCATCGTCGCGTGCGCGATGTTCATGGAAAGCGTCGACGCCAATGTCATCGTCACGGCGATTCCTGAAATGGCTCGTGCCTTCGGACGCGATCCCGTCACGTTGAAGGTCGCAGTCACGAGCTACGTGCTCGG from the Caballeronia sp. NK8 genome contains:
- a CDS encoding DUF3820 family protein, coding for MDPQDLQRLVTQTMPYGKYKDRLIADLPGHYLAWFAREGFPEGKLGKLLALMHEIDHNNLRALLDPLRGR